The following proteins are encoded in a genomic region of Streptomyces lunaelactis:
- a CDS encoding YciI family protein, translated as MEFFCYHRDRPGSLALRDKLLEEHWSYMDRYAKEMIARGPTLASDGNTPTGSVHIVDLPDPVAARAFAFDEPNYQAGVYRDVLLRRWRNTLGRTMWNFPGGRTGGNQYLVLGLGTGHAADLAVPPDRDELIAYGPLLSDNRATWLGTAALLRAPDPDTARAILTQDRYADIEVHNWQFGGRPS; from the coding sequence ATGGAGTTCTTCTGCTACCACCGCGACCGGCCCGGCTCCCTAGCGCTGCGCGACAAGCTGCTGGAAGAGCATTGGTCCTATATGGACCGGTACGCGAAGGAGATGATCGCCCGGGGCCCGACCCTCGCCAGCGACGGCAACACACCCACCGGAAGCGTGCACATCGTCGACCTGCCCGATCCCGTCGCCGCCCGCGCGTTCGCCTTCGACGAGCCGAACTACCAGGCCGGCGTGTACCGGGACGTGCTGCTGCGACGGTGGCGCAACACGCTGGGGCGCACCATGTGGAACTTCCCCGGCGGCCGGACCGGCGGCAACCAGTACCTGGTGCTCGGCCTCGGCACGGGGCATGCCGCCGACCTCGCGGTGCCGCCCGACCGGGACGAGCTGATCGCCTACGGGCCGCTGCTGTCCGACAACCGCGCCACCTGGCTGGGCACGGCGGCGTTGCTCCGGGCGCCGGACCCGGACACGGCACGCGCCATCCTGACCCAGGACCGGTACGCCGACATTGAGGTGCACAACTGGCAGTTCGGCGGGCGGCCGTCATAA
- a CDS encoding Tn3 family transposase codes for MHIDALFGEPGKHVMDFDLIESQFRHLMRVAVSVREGATSSATLLKRPCRSAAGPRVSK; via the coding sequence GTGCACATCGACGCCCTGTTCGGCGAGCCGGGCAAGCACGTCATGGACTTCGACCTGATCGAGTCCCAGTTCCGCCACCTGATGCGCGTGGCCGTCTCCGTACGCGAGGGGGCGACCTCGTCGGCGACGCTGCTCAAGCGGCCGTGCCGCTCAGCGGCGGGCCCTCGGGTCTCGAAGTGA
- a CDS encoding DUF4394 domain-containing protein, with protein MRRAVLAVALAAAVSSVIPAASGAWADDAGASHRTGGQQGGGLSVIGLTADQRLVRFDVKDPSKVWLLGTVNGLTGDTTLVGIDFRVQNSRLYGVGDQGGIYTLNTSNAQATKVSQLTVALAGTEFGVDFNPAANRLRVISDTGQNLRHNIDDPAAPLVTTVDGTLTNPTVPPSTALGVTGAAYTNNDLNAATATTLFDIDTVNDRVSVQSPANAGTLAPTGNLGVNAGPSAGFDIYYSPKAGTNHGFAALQSGGSYRFYRVNILNGTATSLGAFPANRQVFDVALPLNQS; from the coding sequence ATGCGCAGAGCAGTTCTCGCGGTGGCCCTGGCCGCTGCAGTGTCGTCGGTGATTCCTGCCGCTTCGGGTGCCTGGGCGGACGATGCCGGGGCATCGCACCGTACCGGTGGGCAGCAAGGCGGCGGCCTGTCGGTGATCGGGCTGACGGCCGATCAGCGGCTGGTCAGGTTCGATGTGAAGGACCCGTCGAAGGTGTGGCTGCTGGGGACGGTGAACGGGCTCACCGGGGACACCACGCTGGTGGGCATCGACTTCCGGGTCCAGAACTCGAGGCTGTACGGGGTCGGCGACCAGGGCGGCATCTATACCCTGAACACCTCCAACGCGCAGGCGACGAAGGTCTCTCAGCTCACCGTCGCACTGGCCGGAACCGAGTTCGGGGTGGACTTCAACCCGGCGGCGAACCGGCTGCGGGTCATCAGCGACACCGGCCAGAACCTGCGCCACAACATCGACGACCCGGCCGCCCCGCTGGTCACCACCGTCGACGGCACCCTGACCAACCCGACGGTGCCGCCGTCCACCGCACTCGGGGTGACCGGCGCCGCCTACACCAACAACGACCTCAACGCCGCTACCGCCACGACCCTGTTCGACATCGACACGGTCAATGACCGGGTGTCCGTGCAGTCCCCGGCCAACGCCGGCACCCTCGCCCCCACCGGCAACCTCGGTGTCAATGCAGGTCCGAGCGCGGGCTTCGACATCTACTACTCCCCGAAGGCCGGCACCAACCACGGCTTCGCTGCCCTGCAGTCCGGCGGCTCCTACCGCTTCTACAGGGTCAACATCCTCAACGGGACCGCCACCAGCCTGGGCGCCTTCCCCGCGAACCGGCAGGTGTTCGACGTCGCGCTGCCTCTGAACCAGAGCTGA
- a CDS encoding methyltransferase domain-containing protein gives MSEFGEQRRRLAGVMERRGAWPARSAWIREAVDALPRDLFAPDRLWRWNGKTYAPVDRETDAGQWAAEVYGDPDAAAVTQVTDGRASSSLSCQAVVVDMLESLHLETGQRVLELGTGTGWNAALLARRAGPGQVTSVEVDPELAAGARQSLQSAGAHVAVTVGDGTAGWPPSAPYDRVISTYAVDRIPWAWVAQMRPGGRIVTPWGRLGHVALTVADDGQSATGWVQGLAQFMPTRGTDTGLDDFSQVCGDGPAADEHPWERELAPLRDDWHLRFALRVALPDVRITVAADEDGLNARLHDGTASWAALSALPDGKTLAHQGGPRRLADELEEAWDTWLEGGRPELYDYGLTVEPERQYAWAQDAATGPRWPL, from the coding sequence GTGTCCGAGTTCGGTGAACAGCGTCGGCGCCTGGCGGGCGTCATGGAGCGGCGGGGCGCCTGGCCTGCCCGGTCCGCATGGATCCGTGAGGCCGTTGATGCCCTGCCCCGGGACCTGTTCGCCCCGGACCGTCTGTGGCGCTGGAACGGGAAGACCTACGCGCCGGTGGACCGAGAAACGGATGCCGGACAGTGGGCGGCCGAGGTGTACGGCGATCCTGACGCGGCAGCTGTAACCCAGGTCACCGACGGCCGCGCTTCCTCCAGTCTGTCCTGCCAGGCCGTGGTAGTGGACATGCTCGAATCCCTCCACCTGGAAACGGGGCAGCGTGTGCTCGAGCTGGGCACCGGCACCGGATGGAACGCAGCCCTCCTCGCCCGCCGGGCCGGCCCCGGTCAGGTGACCAGCGTGGAAGTGGACCCGGAACTGGCCGCCGGCGCCCGCCAAAGCCTGCAGAGTGCAGGTGCCCATGTGGCGGTGACAGTCGGCGACGGCACCGCAGGATGGCCGCCCAGCGCGCCGTACGACCGGGTGATCTCTACCTATGCCGTCGACCGGATCCCATGGGCTTGGGTCGCCCAGATGCGCCCCGGCGGCCGGATCGTCACCCCCTGGGGCCGGCTCGGGCATGTCGCGCTCACCGTCGCCGACGACGGCCAATCAGCGACCGGCTGGGTACAGGGCCTGGCACAGTTCATGCCGACCCGCGGCACCGACACTGGCCTGGACGACTTCAGCCAGGTCTGCGGCGACGGCCCCGCCGCCGACGAGCATCCCTGGGAACGGGAACTCGCACCGCTGCGCGACGACTGGCACCTGAGATTCGCCCTACGCGTCGCGCTGCCCGATGTACGGATCACGGTCGCTGCCGACGAGGACGGACTCAACGCCCGGCTCCACGACGGCACCGCCTCGTGGGCCGCACTCTCCGCCCTGCCGGACGGCAAGACCCTTGCCCATCAGGGCGGCCCGCGCCGCCTGGCCGACGAGCTCGAGGAGGCGTGGGATACCTGGCTGGAGGGCGGCAGGCCGGAGCTGTACGACTACGGCCTGACGGTCGAGCCGGAACGCCAGTACGCCTGGGCGCAGGACGCCGCAACCGGCCCGCGATGGCCTCTCTGA
- a CDS encoding transposase family protein, whose product MAGAEAAPCPDCGTVSRRVHDRYCRRLADVATGGQPVPIRLTVRRFRCEAPSCP is encoded by the coding sequence ATGGCCGGTGCTGAGGCCGCGCCGTGTCCTGACTGCGGGACGGTCTCCCGCCGGGTCCATGACCGCTACTGCCGGAGGCTTGCCGATGTCGCGACGGGCGGACAGCCGGTGCCGATACGCCTGACGGTCCGCCGGTTCCGGTGTGAGGCACCTTCTTGCCCATGA
- a CDS encoding peptidoglycan-binding domain-containing protein, translating into MTSNTLTKALLGTLTAAALSIGTLAGATTATAAPAQQVPTQTVTIQAVNNLGLTTTEAKSVQCYVRDAGFSPGAIDGQLGSNSWKAWQRFLNDRGFNAGTVDGSVGPNTIRGLQRFLTYIGYDTGGIDGIAGTKTRAAWKAFSHLGGGWC; encoded by the coding sequence ATGACATCGAACACGCTCACGAAAGCCCTCTTAGGAACCCTCACAGCCGCCGCCCTCAGCATCGGCACCCTCGCCGGCGCAACCACAGCCACCGCCGCACCCGCCCAGCAGGTCCCCACCCAGACCGTCACCATCCAGGCCGTCAACAACCTCGGCCTCACCACCACCGAAGCCAAGAGCGTACAGTGCTACGTCCGCGACGCCGGATTCAGCCCCGGTGCGATCGACGGCCAGCTCGGCTCCAACAGCTGGAAAGCCTGGCAGCGTTTCCTCAACGACCGCGGATTCAACGCCGGAACCGTCGACGGCAGCGTCGGCCCCAACACCATCCGCGGCCTCCAGCGCTTCCTCACCTACATCGGCTACGACACCGGCGGCATCGACGGCATCGCCGGAACCAAGACCAGGGCCGCCTGGAAGGCGTTCTCCCACCTCGGCGGAGGCTGGTGCTGA
- a CDS encoding SDR family NAD(P)-dependent oxidoreductase: MVYGAGGAIGGAVARAFAREGAKLFLTGRHLARVEAVAKDIVSTGGSAEAAEVDALDEQAVDRHLQSVMDQAGRVDISFNAVGVPNARILGVPLAELDAEQFSLPITSYATSYFLTARLAARRMIPSKSGVIMTVTALPSRTGTRLNGGYGPAQAAKEALTRDLSAELAPQGIRVVGLRPHGMPETSTMREVFDAKASGMTWEQFQEYLASTTHPRRVMALDEVANMAVFMASDKASGMTGTTVNLTMGSLDD, encoded by the coding sequence GTGGTCTACGGAGCCGGAGGCGCGATCGGCGGCGCTGTCGCACGCGCCTTTGCGCGCGAGGGGGCCAAGCTCTTTCTCACCGGGCGCCACCTGGCACGGGTCGAGGCGGTCGCCAAGGACATCGTTTCAACCGGCGGATCCGCCGAGGCGGCCGAGGTCGACGCACTCGACGAGCAGGCTGTGGACAGGCATCTGCAGTCCGTGATGGATCAGGCGGGCCGCGTCGATATCTCGTTCAACGCGGTCGGCGTCCCGAATGCGAGGATTCTGGGTGTCCCTCTGGCCGAGCTGGATGCCGAGCAGTTCTCCCTGCCGATCACGTCCTACGCTACGTCGTACTTCCTGACCGCACGCTTGGCCGCAAGGCGCATGATCCCGAGCAAATCGGGGGTGATCATGACCGTCACCGCACTCCCCTCGCGGACGGGCACCCGCTTGAACGGAGGGTACGGTCCGGCGCAGGCCGCCAAGGAGGCACTCACTCGAGACCTATCCGCCGAGCTCGCACCTCAGGGCATCCGTGTGGTCGGTCTGCGACCACACGGCATGCCGGAGACAAGCACGATGAGGGAAGTCTTCGACGCCAAGGCGTCGGGCATGACCTGGGAACAGTTCCAGGAGTACCTCGCGAGCACGACCCACCCGCGACGGGTCATGGCGCTCGATGAGGTGGCAAACATGGCGGTCTTCATGGCGTCCGACAAGGCGAGCGGGATGACGGGAACTACCGTCAACCTGACCATGGGCAGCCTCGATGACTAG
- a CDS encoding sigma-70 family RNA polymerase sigma factor, with product MTADLISRARAGDGDAFRALTEPHRRELQVHCYRMLGSFQDAEDALQDTMLAAWQGLEGFEGRASVRTWLYRIATNRCLNALRSAGRRPAKEWDIPGVEPPEPTRLGEVVWLEPYPDALLEGAIDVPLGPEARYEQTEAISLAFVTALQVLPPRQLAVLILRAVLGFHANEVAEMLDSTVESVNSALKRARASLQRGRPPAADRERPPACDSPSEDAIVAKFVSAYETGDVDGLVALLTADVSISMPPFPFEYQGRDVVARFCASIFDSGRRFDLVPTRANGQPAFGAYLRAPTGIHQGIGLIVITLTGDRICAMTRFDNSVLPWFGLPRSLPSR from the coding sequence GTGACAGCCGACCTGATCTCAAGGGCGCGGGCCGGGGACGGCGACGCGTTCCGAGCGCTGACCGAGCCGCACCGCCGGGAGCTACAGGTGCACTGCTACCGGATGCTCGGATCCTTCCAGGACGCCGAGGACGCCCTCCAGGACACGATGCTGGCCGCCTGGCAGGGTCTCGAGGGGTTCGAGGGACGTGCCTCGGTCCGCACCTGGCTCTACCGGATCGCCACCAACCGGTGCCTCAACGCGCTTCGCTCGGCCGGCCGACGACCCGCCAAGGAGTGGGACATCCCCGGGGTTGAACCGCCCGAGCCGACCCGGCTCGGCGAAGTCGTATGGCTCGAGCCATATCCCGACGCCCTCCTCGAGGGTGCGATCGACGTGCCGCTCGGCCCCGAGGCCCGCTACGAGCAGACCGAAGCCATCTCCCTTGCCTTCGTGACCGCTCTTCAGGTCCTGCCGCCTCGCCAGCTCGCCGTCCTCATCTTGCGCGCCGTCCTCGGATTCCACGCGAACGAGGTGGCCGAGATGCTGGACTCGACCGTCGAATCGGTCAACAGCGCCCTCAAACGGGCGCGCGCCAGCCTGCAGCGCGGCCGGCCGCCGGCCGCCGACCGCGAACGGCCTCCCGCCTGCGACTCACCCTCTGAGGATGCGATCGTGGCGAAGTTCGTGAGCGCGTACGAGACCGGGGACGTCGACGGTCTGGTCGCCCTGCTCACCGCCGACGTCTCCATCTCCATGCCGCCGTTCCCGTTCGAATACCAGGGCCGGGATGTCGTGGCCCGCTTCTGCGCCAGCATCTTCGACTCGGGCCGGAGGTTCGACCTCGTGCCGACGCGAGCCAACGGTCAGCCGGCGTTCGGTGCCTACCTGCGCGCCCCTACCGGCATCCACCAAGGGATCGGCCTCATCGTCATCACCCTCACCGGCGACCGGATCTGCGCCATGACCCGCTTCGACAACAGCGTGCTCCCATGGTTCGGGCTACCGCGATCGCTCCCGAGCCGATAG